GACCACCGGACTAAATGGCCAGTGGCTTTCAATAGCTTGATGCTGAGATGGCAGAAGGTTCCACATGTCCACCTTCTATTCATAAATGCAATAAAAAATCAAAGATGGGGCGTTGCCTAAGAGTTATTGATGCGAGTGATAACACAATAGGACACCGCCAGAAAACGCCGGTCTTCGTCCTCGCGAAAGTGACACTGTCCACCCTTCTTTGTGCAATGCGTCGTCCATCTGTATAAACCCGCGTTCTCCAGCCGGTTtttcaaattgacaaaaatatcCTCGCAGTGTTAAAGCTTGGAGTTTCTATGCTTAGTAAAGAAAATAGACAATTTAggagttttctttctcttttttttttaaaaaaaaagtaccgtatcaatttgatgtatatgagttaaaaagataattaaaaaatatgtttacaataaacataaaattttttCTGTAAAAAATCATAATTCAAACAAGATTAACTTATGACTGTCagtatatttttattcttttgtaaataGAGAACTTGGCCGGTTAataagttttcttctttttttatttttaaatttctcttttgctctatattattattattattattatacatTTTTACGAAGCACAAATCATTCTAATAATATTCAAAAGGTAATTGCTGACTTTTATGCTTATTAAAAATGATTTACCATCATCATAACATCCATAAGTTTCTTTTTAAAGTAATCTGGCTATATAACCTTTTCCTTTTTGTGTTAAAAGAGGGTAGCTTACTTGTGGTACTTCAACTCCTTTAGAGTTTATTCTATTCTCTTTTGATGAGGATGGGGaagcagaaaagaaagaaagaaagaaggccacgattgagaggaaaaaaatgaaagaaggcCACgattgagagaaaaaaaaaatacaatgagCTTTGACCACTAATTAattatgggaaaaaaaaattagacccTTCATCTCTAGCTTCTTACTATATCCTTCTTGTCTTTTCATTGCCTCAACTCCTAAAGTAAAGATCCAAAACCTCCAAACCAAACATTTATGTGCTACAACTGGAAACCAGGAAACATTTATGTGCTACTACTGGAAACCAGGGCAAAATCGTCAAATAAAGCTTAACAAGAATTGACCAGACCCTGCAGCAATAGTTTTAGTTCCCAATGCTTTAGCTAGCTGTTGGAGAATTCCCCCAGTCCCCGCTTTGTTGTCCATATTCGTCTTTTTCTACTTGTCTCTCTTCCCTCCCCCAGATTCACctcatttttctcctcctcctcctccgcctttccttttcttcaaacTCTCTCTGGTCGATTCTCTACACTCCCCAAAACAGTACAAAAAACCGTTCTCCAATCTCACTCCCACTCCCACCAACCCATTCATTTCTTCCTCTTCAAAGTTCAACCAATCATTGAAATAACTCGATGtttttttgatcaaaataatcaAATCTCAGGTCCAAAAAGTAGCCTTTCTTTGCTTCAATGCTTGGTCTCTTCTGATACTAGCCCACGAGTCTTCCTTGAAGGTACGTTGTTTTTTAAACTTATCATCCCCCATAAACTTCCATTAAAGCCCGTATCTTTTCGTTCCTTTATTGCTCTCTCTGCATTCCTTAGCTGGATGTATTAATTCTGTAACCGCCATTTAGTCATTTAATTCCAGAAAATGACAAAAAggtcagtttttctttttgttttttttttgtctgtgCAGGTCCCAAATTTAGCTTCTTTTCTTGATTGTCTCTCTGTTCAGGCACTACTAGTCTTTCTTTTATATGTCCTTCTATGAGTTTCATTCAAGTATTAAGCTAAGCTTGTTTATCGGGTTCGTATAGGGAGTAATCAGAAGGCGATTATTGTGTTTTCTGGATTCTTGAGACCTCGGAAGATGAGATTTAGCCTGGGATGAAGAGGAAGTGAAGGTTTCCAGTGCTGACCACTAAAATATTCATCAAGGTGTGTTTTTCTGAAGGCAACGATAATCGGAGgagtcaaaaaaaatttttttttttgaggcttTGATTATTTCTAGTCAAATGTTAAGTTTGTCTGACCACGTCTGTAGATATTCGTAAACTTTGTGCTCAATGCTCTGCAGGAGTCTCTGTCTTAATTTGTATAGTTAACTCTTCCCTGTTAACGACCCCACCGTCACTAAGAGTGGAGTTTAGGGGGTCACGTGTTTTGCACGTGAGCGAGCTTTATGGTTCTCAATTCCTCGGCCCGTATTGTGGGGTCCACAGCATCCAGGCGAAATTGTCCTTGCgggattttttttcttataaatGTTTTTCTCCCGTTGATTATTACCAGTAACTTTTTTCCCGGTTGGCTCAAATCTTGAGAAAAGGCAAAGGTTGGGGGGATCTTCAGGGCCGTTGGATGGTGAAGTGAATTTAGTGACAAAAGATTTGCTGCAGTGAAATGATAAATGGGAAGGGCCCACGTGATCTTCTTGCAGCAGGAGGGGGAGGAGGAGTAGGGTGACGTGTGAGAGATGAGGGTAACAGGTCGGATTTCGTTGGTGGGTCCTGGTAGATGGGTGTTGACACCTGTACATGACGAATGCTGAGTAGGATTTCTTCACCTTTTTATgggttaataaaataataaaaagttatTGGACCCAATGCCATCCATTGGTCAGTAAAGTGTGTTTCTTTTGCTTTGTTTGTACACTCCTTTTGGTCCAAATTCTAGTCTTGCAAACCATTGCAAAGTGTGTTTGTTACTGTTTAAGTAGCATGGTGCTGTTATCTTATGCATCGTGGTGGCAGCTTTTTAATCTGCAATAATGAAATCAAGAAAGTTATAGTAGTAAGTTGATGCATTGGCTTTTCCATGaaatcttgtttttttttttgtttttttgggtggaggggggggggggttgtaaATTTCTGCTTGCTGCTTTTATCAGTTAAATGGCACTAAGCTTAATTTAAGTCGATAAGCCTTAATTAATTTACTGCTAAAAAGATCAAGGCGGATACTTCAGGCAAGTTGCACTGTTATGGATTATACGTTGTTGTAACTACATACAGATTTCTCAGTTGTTAGGCAACTGCAGTCCAAACCTAGTATTAACTTCCCCTAGTCATGATTCTGAGTGGCGGTTAAGTTTCTCCTTCAGCCTGTCCAAATTGTATCAAGTTTCTTTCTCTGCCGTTTtacattctttatttttttgggggATGGGGAGAAGGAAAGTTCAGTCTCCAAAATGTCTTTATATGGCAAGATTTTAGCTGGCTGAACCAGGGAAAACTAATTCCACCTGGATGTGTTTGGTAGGTTGAAGACTGAAGATATTCTTTATGCAGAATAGGAACCTAAAGTACTAAGTATCTCGTCAAAGCTTGCTGTGTTATAAAATTTTTGGCAACTGATTCTCGTTGCTGAGTTTCAACCTTTTGCAGCAAGGTGTTTTTTTGTGGtgtgttgttgttgtttttggggggggggggggggggatggaTGATCTTTTTTAATCCCGTAATTATGTTCAACGGTTATATGTAATACTTTTCTGATATTAGCATTTTTTTCAGTTTGTTAAATGTGTTTTGATTCTCAATGTTCTCTTCTTTGTAAAGCTCTTTATTCTTTGGCTGTTTCTGCAGCAATATACCTTGATGGGGCATCTCACCAGACCCCTGCAGTTTAGGAATTATAAAAAAGTTTGAACTCTGAGCCGTTGGATGCTTCCTTTAAGCGCGTTTCAGAATAAGTTTATTCACCTTATTGTGATTCCTCTGCTGCTACTGTTCGTACTTTTTTTACCCCACCTTTAGATCCACTTTTTGATTATGTCAAAAGAATGAAAATCAGAAGCACTCAAatgcaaaacaaaaagaaattccTTATTCTTTAAAGGTCTCGGTTCAAGAGCTAAAGCGCgatgctttttttcttttgttgaaaCAAGCTCATCATTGTTACACTAGTTATCATCGTGATCATATTCTTATTCTCCCTTTTATCTGTATATATAAATCTTGACATAGTTGCCTCAACTCTTCATTTACATAATAGCATATCTTTGTATCATTGTCATTATAATTTGCAACTCTTTTCCAGATGGATTCGGTTGACAGGTCTGCAGTTACCCCAAATAAGAGCAAGAGTAGATTGGCGCGCACGTTTGCTAAGGTTTTGCACATTCGAGCAGTAACTGGGATAGCTCCAGATGATGGAATCCAGAAGATTAATTCCCCTGAAAATGTTAAGAGTAATTTGGTAAAGAACAAAAGCCATTTGCAGCCATTTGATGATGAGGACGAGAAGCTGTGCAGTAGAGCGGCTACAGAGGCATTTGTAGCCAAGCTTTTTGCCAGTGTCTCATCTGTTAAAGCAGCGTACGCCCAGCTTCAATATGCTCAGTCTCCTTACGATCCTGATGGAATTCAGACAGCAGATGAGatggtggtatcagagttgaAGAATGTGTCAGAACTGAAGCAATGTTACTTGAAGAAGCAAATCGATGAATCTTCCCCTGAAACCACTCAGATCTTGGCCGAAATTCAGGAGCAGAAGAGCTTGCTGAAAACATACGAAATAATGGGAAAGAAACTAGATTCGCAGCTCAAACTGAAGGACTCCGAGCTCACATTTCTCAGAGAGAAACTGGAGGAAGCCAATAAAGAGAACAAGTTGCTAGAGAAGAGATTGAATTCAAGCGGGCAGTTATCATCAGCTCTTGATAACGTTCACTTGTCAAGCTTAAGCCCCAGTCACTTTATTACATTTGTTCGGCAGACAATTAAGTCTATTCGGAGCTTTGTTCGGTTGCTCATCAGTGAGATGGAATCTGCAGAGTGGGATCTAGATGCTGCTGCCAGTTCAATTGAGCCTGGCGTTGCCTTTTGGAAAAACAGCCATAAATGCTATGCATTCGAGTCATTTGTCTGCCGGGAAATGTTTGATGGTTTCAATCAGCCCGACTTCTCAGTTTCAAATGAATCTTTGCCTGAGCAGAAGAAACGCCAACGGGTGTTCTTTGAAAGATTCAGGGAATTAAAGTCTGTGAAACCAATGGATTACCTAGCTTGGAAGCCTAAATCCGCATTTGCAAAATTCTGTCGCGCTAAATACTTGACACTGATTCATCCCAAGATGGAAACATCTCTTTTCGGCAATTTGGACCAGAGAAATTTAGCGAATGCAGGGGAATACCCAGAGACAACGTTTTTTGCTGCGTTTGCAGAGATGGCGAAGCGCATTTGGCTACTACATTGCCTTGCCTTATCTTTCAAACCGGAAGCCTCAATCTTTCAAGTGAACAAGAGAAGTAGATTCTCAGAAGTTTACATGGAAAGCGTGAGCGAGGAAGCATTCCTGTCATCTGATGGTTCGCCGGAATCCGAGCCTCGGGTGGCTTTTACGGTATTTCCAGGGTTTAGGATAGGCAAAACTGCTGTTCAGTGTCAGGTTTATCTTTGCTAGTAGATATGCATGGATGGGGATCAAAGCATTTACGCGCCATCTTGGTCGACCCCATTAGCGTCAAAAGCCTGATCTGGAGGCCACCGGCttcaatattttttattttgcactGTTAAATTTTGTAGATTTGACAGAGCCATGGCTGGTTATGGGTTCTTTTTGTCCCCCCTTTAATCTGGAAAGGAAAGCGCGTTGACTGTTTGGTATGGGACCAAAGTTGCTGAATCTTCGCTCTGTTTTGGTAAATATAATACTATGATATATGTTCCTAAGCTTGCTCATGTCAAGAATTAGCTGTATTGTATACTATTATATTATAGTATTCCTCTACTTAGGACTTTGTCTGCAT
The DNA window shown above is from Coffea arabica cultivar ET-39 chromosome 5e, Coffea Arabica ET-39 HiFi, whole genome shotgun sequence and carries:
- the LOC113688644 gene encoding protein GRAVITROPIC IN THE LIGHT 1 isoform X1 produces the protein MHRGGSFLICNNEIKKVIVMDSVDRSAVTPNKSKSRLARTFAKVLHIRAVTGIAPDDGIQKINSPENVKSNLVKNKSHLQPFDDEDEKLCSRAATEAFVAKLFASVSSVKAAYAQLQYAQSPYDPDGIQTADEMVVSELKNVSELKQCYLKKQIDESSPETTQILAEIQEQKSLLKTYEIMGKKLDSQLKLKDSELTFLREKLEEANKENKLLEKRLNSSGQLSSALDNVHLSSLSPSHFITFVRQTIKSIRSFVRLLISEMESAEWDLDAAASSIEPGVAFWKNSHKCYAFESFVCREMFDGFNQPDFSVSNESLPEQKKRQRVFFERFRELKSVKPMDYLAWKPKSAFAKFCRAKYLTLIHPKMETSLFGNLDQRNLANAGEYPETTFFAAFAEMAKRIWLLHCLALSFKPEASIFQVNKRSRFSEVYMESVSEEAFLSSDGSPESEPRVAFTVFPGFRIGKTAVQCQVYLC
- the LOC113688644 gene encoding protein GRAVITROPIC IN THE LIGHT 1 isoform X2; the protein is MDSVDRSAVTPNKSKSRLARTFAKVLHIRAVTGIAPDDGIQKINSPENVKSNLVKNKSHLQPFDDEDEKLCSRAATEAFVAKLFASVSSVKAAYAQLQYAQSPYDPDGIQTADEMVVSELKNVSELKQCYLKKQIDESSPETTQILAEIQEQKSLLKTYEIMGKKLDSQLKLKDSELTFLREKLEEANKENKLLEKRLNSSGQLSSALDNVHLSSLSPSHFITFVRQTIKSIRSFVRLLISEMESAEWDLDAAASSIEPGVAFWKNSHKCYAFESFVCREMFDGFNQPDFSVSNESLPEQKKRQRVFFERFRELKSVKPMDYLAWKPKSAFAKFCRAKYLTLIHPKMETSLFGNLDQRNLANAGEYPETTFFAAFAEMAKRIWLLHCLALSFKPEASIFQVNKRSRFSEVYMESVSEEAFLSSDGSPESEPRVAFTVFPGFRIGKTAVQCQVYLC